Genomic DNA from Peribacillus simplex NBRC 15720 = DSM 1321:
TGAAGGGCTGTATTTACTTGAACAGGGACGCTTACCTTCACAACAGGAGACGTATCCGGTCCAAGAGATGGCTAAAATGGTGGAACGGATGCAACTGATCCATAAGCAAATAAATGAGCAGACAAAATTATCACAAAAAATGGCGAATGAAAAGGCCATTGATCAGGAGAAACAGATCCAGGAAATCGTCTCCCAGGAACGAAACCGTTTGGCGCGGGAACTGCATGATTCTGTGAGCCAGCAATTGTTTGCCGCTTCGATGTTCATGTCGGCCATCACCGAATCTCAATCCGATATGGAAAAAACGGAAATGAAGCAATTCAAGGTAGTGGAAGAAATGATCCATCAATCCCAGCTTGAGATGAGGGCGCTATTGCTTCACTTGAGACCTGTCGCATTAAAGGGAAAATCTTTACATGAAGGAATGAAAGAGCTCCTTTTGGAATTGGCCCAAAAAGTGACGATGGATATAAATTGGAAGATGGAGCCTGTCACTCTGGATAAGGGGATTGAGGACCATCTGTTTCGGATTTTACAAGAATCGATTTCAAATACACTAAGACATGCAAAAGCGAACTCGCTTGAAGTGCTATTGATCGTTCGTGATGGGCTGATCATTTTAAGGATAACGGATGACGGCATCGGTTTTAACGTCGAGGAGTCGAAAACGGGATCATATGGTTTGCAAAACATGCATGAACGGGCTGTTGAATTAGGCGGAACGATGCAACTTGTAAGCGTTCCGAATAAAGGAACGAAACTTGAAGTGAAAATCCCATTATTAAATGCTGGAGGTGATCATGATGATTAAAGTATTATTTGTCGATGACCATGAAATGGTAAGGATAGGGGTATCGGCTTATTTATCCGCACAGTCGGATATCGAAGTGATCGGGGAAGCGGACAATGGCTTGAAAGCTGTCGAACTGGCAATGGAATTGCGTCCAGATATCATTTTGATGGATTTGGTGATGCCGGAAATGGACGGCATAGAAGCGACGAAACGAATTATCGAAAAATGGCCAGAAGCAAAGATCATCATTGTGACAAGCTTCCTGGATGATGAAAAAGTGTACCCGGCATTGGAAGCCGGAGCGACGAGCTATATGTTGAAAACATCAAAGGCCAGCGAGATTGCGAGAGCCGTTCGTTCAACTTTCAAGGGACAAAGCGTACTTGAACCTGAAGTGACGGGAAAAATGATGGAAAAGCTGCGTCGCCCAAAGGTTACCCAGCTTCATGATCAATTGACAAACCGCGAAATGGAAATTTTGCTGCTGATGACACAAGGAAAAACGAATCAGGAAATTGCGGATGAACTATACATAGCCCTGAAAACAGCTAAAGTACATGTCAGCAATATTTTAAGTAAGCTTGCCGTGCAGGACCGCACGCAAGCAGTGATTTACGCATTTAAGCATTCGCTCGTTCAAGAAGAAGAGTAAAGAGTGTCTATTTACGAAAAGATGAAAGTTTGTTATATTTAGGGAATTATCCCATCCTGTAAAAGTTCTTTCAAGGTTGCTGATTGCAGCCTTTTTTTTACGGATAACGGGAAAGTAGGCAGAAAGCGGGTGAAATGATGTTAAGAGTTATCTTAGAATTATTTCGTATAATCACCATTATTTTTGTTATTGGTATGATAATGGGGTTCATCATTAATTCCATCTATGCGATTTTTGGTATAACCGTAGAGAATACCACGGGCGGATGGATTGTTGGTATGGCAATTTTTCCATTACTTTATGTACTCTATAAAAACCGCCTTCAATTTTCTGGGTTCTATAAAAAGGGCGGACAAGTAAAACTCTCAAACAGGACAACTACTATATTGTTTTGCTTCTCTGTGCTAATGTTAACGGTTGCCCCTTTCTTTAGCTAACGGAATGCAAAAAGAGCATGTTTTGATTAAAACATGCTCTTTTTTATACAGTTTTTTGGATTATACAGCGTCCTCTGCAGTATCGAGCCTCTTGCCATATATCCGATAAAGAACCAAAGCGAATACCATTCCTATGAAGGAGATGGAGGAGATGAACAGGTAAAGGGTCTTGCCGCCGAAAGCCCCATATATGGCTCCGCCTATATAAGAAGCAATAATTCCCGAAACCCCGAAGAATAGCAGCGCCAGTACGGTCTGGCCTGTGGCACGCCATTCCACAGGAACGATCCGATACAGATATTGGATGGCTGCCGAGTAGAAAATCGGGAAAGTCAATAGCTGCATGACTTGCAAATAAGCTAATAGCTGTGGATCGGTAATCCAGGCAGAGACGAAATAACGGATAAAGAAAAACGCGGCTGCAAACGAAATGATGATGATTTCCTTACCCTTGCGCAACCACCAGAAGCTTAGGGCGAATACAACGATTTCACTTCCCGCCGCTAAGAACCAGGTCAAGCCTACAAGCTTGGCACTTCCTCCAAGTTCCCTGATATACACTCCGAGGAAAGTATCGTTCATCCTTGCTGGAACAGCACAGATAAAAACCAATAACAGAAAGAGAAGGGTCTCTTTATTGCTGAAAAAATGCTTAAGGCTGCTTAAGGTAACAGGTTTCCCTGAAACGGGCGCATCAGGCATCATCCAGCTGACAATGAAACTGATCAAACCTATGCCCGCAAAAAGGAAGGCAAGGCTGTTCGCTCCGAAATATGACATAACATAGCCGGTGATCAGCGATATGACCGCATAACCCAATGCACCATATGTCCGGATGGAACCGTAACTGATCCCGGATTTCTCTGCAATCGTAAAATTGAGGCTTTCCGTCAGGGGATCGATCGGCATCAGAAAGAAATATAGCAGCATGGCAAATAGGATAAGCTGAAGATAACTGCTTGAATCATAGAGGAAATAACCGATTACGCTCGAGAAAAAGATGAGTAACAACAGGACTTTTCGTATAGTCCTTGTTTTGTCGCTGATCATTCCCCATAAAGGCTGGGTGATGAGGGTGACAAAACCACCTGTACCGATGATGAATCCGATTTGGGCTGGACGCAAACCTTGATCAGCCAGATAGACTGGGAGAAACGGAATGAAAATGGCAAGCAGTCCAAAATATAAAAAGTTAAAACTCTTTAATAATCGTAATGCTTTCATAAAAAGTATGATACCTCACGTGTTCTATAGATTGGGGTGATTTCAACCTTGTTATTGTAACATTGATGACAGAATTTGAAAAAATAGTTTTAATATTTATGGAGAAATAGAATAATAGAGTTGTTTTACGGTTAAATTCCACTGTTTAAAAATGGATGAAAATGATAGAATTAACACTTATTGTTAATTGTAGAGGGTGGTATTTAATGGATCAAGACACTAACGTGATTCAAGAGTTGCAGGAATTGAAGCAAAAAGTCGGTCATATTGAAGACTTATTAACGGAGCAAGCCAATAAAAAGGAAAAAGCAGGACCATTTCGAATCTTCCTGGACGCAGTAGTCTCATTGCTATTTGGATTAATTGTTGTAGGACCGGTTATAGTGATTGTCGTTGGGGTTCTGATGGTGGCTGCATCCTGGTTAGGGATGGTGTTTTAAACGATTAGGAGAGTCTAGGCTTTTATAAATAGATTGATTTGATTAGGCAAATAGGGGCTGTATTATTTGTTGGTTTTTTCCATTTAGAAGAGTTCTTAATAACTCTTTAGGTTCATGGCTAATCATCTTGAATAACTCTCCCCAGAGTACTTGCATCAACTTTATTTTAGATAGTATTTTACGGATTTCATATGGCTGGCTCAACACGATTTCCCATGATTTGTTTCTTTGAAAATATTATCCTAAGAAAGTTATTGACAAATTTACTTTGAGTCCGTATAGTATGGGATATTATTAAAAATATTCAGATATAATTTTTGAAACGCAATGATCAGGAGTAGTAAAAGCTCATTATTCGGTGAAGAGAGCTGCGGGTTGGTGCAACGCAGTCCAATGATACTTTGAACTTGCCTGGGAGTGGTAAAGCGAAAGATAGGAATTATTCTATTCTTTTGTTTTAACGATTGACCTTCGTTACAAGGTTTTTAAAGCAGGGTTCTTAAAAGAGCCAATAAGAGTGGTACCGCGGTAAGCTTAAGGCATATCGTCTCTTTCTTCATTTGATTATGAAGGAAGAGACGATATGCTTTTTTTGATTTTGGGGAGGTAAGGATATGGAAACGGACAAACGGAATTTACAGAGGACAATGACTTCAAGGCATATTACGATGATGGCATTAGGCGGTGCCATTGGGGCAGGTTTATTTAAAGGAAGCAGTTCAGCCATTGATATGGCAGGCCCTTCCATAATCATTGCGTACTTGATAGGAGGCATCATCCTATTATTCATCATGCAAGGTTTAGCAGAAATGGCGGTCCGCAATAGCGGTGCACGAACATTCAGGGATTTGGTCCAATCGATTTTAGGAAAATATCCTGCCTATTTCCTGGATTGGATCTATTGGAAAATGTGGGTATTGAATATTGCGGCGGAATCAGTGGTTGCGGCGATTTTCATTCAATATTGGCTGCCTGGATATCCAATTTGGATACTGGCACTAGCCGTTTCGGTTTTAGTTACTGCGGTTAACTTGCTGTCGGTAAAGGTTTTTGCTGAAACGGAGTACTGGCTTGCTTTAATTAAAATTACCGTCATCATTGTGTTCATCATGGCTGGATTATTGTTGCTGCTCGTTACTTTTGGTGAACATACAGCCGTCGGTTTTTCTAACTTGACTGAGCATGGCGGTTTCTTCCCGAATGGATCGACAGGTTTGATCACAGCGATGCTGGTAGTAATCTATTCATATGGCGGTACGGAAATCATCGGGGTAACATTAGCTGAAACGAAAAATCCTGAAAAAGTGGTTCCAAAAGCCGTTCGCAGTACTTTGGTCAGGATCATTTCTTTCTATATCATTCCTTTTTTCATCATCGTTAGCTTAATTCCTTGGAACGAAGTAAACGGGGTGCAGGAAAGTCCGTTTGTAATGGTCTTTCAAATGATCGGTATTCCAGGTGCCGACCATATTATGAACGCCGTTGTTCTATTAGCGATCATTTCATCGATGAACTCCGGGTTGTATGGTTCATCCCGTGTTCTGTATACACAAGCCGTGGATGGTCGCATTCCGAAAATCTTTTCCCGGTTATCCAAGAAGAAAGTACCTGTTCCCGCAATATTAATGTGTACTTCCGCTTTATACGGCGGTGTACTGATTTCCTTATTTGCTGGAAGCAAAACCTTCGAATTCCTAATGGGTTCGCTAGGATATACCGTATTATTCATCTGGTTGATCATTGCTTTCGCCCATTTGAAATCACGTAAACAACAGTCCGGAAAAACAAGTGCCTATTCAGTAAAATGGTTCCCGTATACGACTTTGGCTGCGATCATCGCTTTAATAACGATCCTGATCGGAATCATTTTCACGACATCCATAGTCGTTACGGTCATTACACTTTGCATCTACATCTTCATTTCCTTAACGTTTGTTTGGAAAAAACGCCATAACAAAATCTAGAGAAAGCGGGGATATCACTTTAGCCTTCTCGCATATAAGTTTCAGTTTCAAGCCGTGGTATGTATGCCATGGCTTTCGTTCTGTATTCTTGGTCTGATGAAAAGTAAGAGATATCCATTTTACTAGTTCATGGGAATCATTAACTTTAGCAATTAAAGATTTAATCTAGTGAAAAATGTTGTATAATAATCTTTGGAAAAAACCAATATATTGAAGGTCGGAGCGAGCTATGAAAAATAATTCCATACTATCCTTTCACCCGTTATTATATTTATTACTTTTGGTGATTACTAGTTCCATTTATTCAATCATCAATCAATCTTCAGGTCATGCTGTCGATGTTACGACTATAATAGATGGGGAGATACCCTTTATTAAAGAATTTGTCCTTCCTTATTTACTTTGGTATCCGTATATCTATGGATTGCTGATTTACTACTGTTTTGTTGACCGAAAGCACTATTTCGTAGGATTAGTCAGTTTGATATCGGGGAAACTTCTCTGTTTTCTTGTATATTGCCTTTGGCAAACAACAGTACCGCGTCCAGAAGTGGTGGGGAACGATATCTTTGCCCATTTAATGCGAATCGTTTATAGTCATGATCAACCTGTCAACTGTCTTCCCAGCATTCATGTACTGACTACATTCATCATGATGATCGTCGCCCATAAGCGGAAAGAACAGCATAAATGGGAGTTTGCCAGTGTCACTGCATTCGGAACACTGATCATCCTCTCCACGCTATTTACGAAACAGCATGCTGTATTGGATGTACTCGCAGGAATACTCCTTGCATGTGGGGTATATGCAGCTGTCCAGTATATGTTCCAAGCTCTATCGGCTTTTCAGGCCAATCATTACACAGCGAGGCAAATTAAAAAGTGACCATATGAAAAAAAGCATCGAACCTCCCATAACAGGAAGTCCGATGCTTTTTTCATTTTACATTTCAGCTTCAATTTTCAAAGATGATTCTTCGCTGAACTGTTCCTTATCCAGGTCGCCCGTTATTTTACTAGTCAGAATACCGGAAGTCATGCTTCCGCTGACATTCACGGCCGTTCTTCCCATATCGATCAATGGCTCGACGGAAATCAACAGTCCGGCCAAGGCGATTGGCAAGTTCATTGCAGATAATACTAGGATGGCAGCGAATGTTGCTCCTCCGCCTACACCTGCAACCCCGAAAGAGCTAATGGCCACGATGGCAATCAACATGGCTATAAATGAAGGCTCTAGTGGGTTGATTCCAACCGTTGGAGCGATCATGACCGCTAACATGGCCGGATAGATTCCGGCACAGCCGTTTTGACCGATCGACAAGCCGAAGGATCCGGCAAAGTTGGCAATACCTTCTGACACCCCTAGTTGTTTCTGTGTTTGGATGTTCAATGGAAGAGCTCCTGCACTTGTTCTTGAAGTGAAGGCAAACGATAATACCGGGAAAGCTTTTCTTAAATATACGATTGGGTTCAATCCTGCAAGCATCAGCAATAACAGATGGATGAGGAACATGACAATCAGGGCGACATAAGAGGCACCGACGAATTTCCCCAATTTCAGGATGGCATCCAAATCACTCGTAGCTACAGTCTTCGTCATGATTGCCAAGATCCCGTAAGGTGTTAAACGCAGGATCAATGTTACTACGCGCATGATGATGCTGTGCAATGTATCTACTATTTTAGCAAAAAATTCAGCATGTTCAGGCTGTTTCCTTTTGACCCCTAAATAGGCAATCCCAAGGAATGCAGCAAAAATTACAACGGAAATGGTTGATGTCGGACGTGCGCCCGTTAAATCAAGGAACGGATTGGACGGAATCAACTCAAGAATTTGCTGCGGCATCGTTTTATCCTGAATCGTACCGTATGTTTCCGATATTTGATCCCCGCGGCTTAACTCCGCTTCCCCTTGCTCAATTTGAACGGCTTCCAAATTGAATACAGTTGCCGAGGTGATCCCGACAGCTGCTGCAATCGCAGTCGTTCCTAGTAGGATTCCGATGATCAGGACACTGATCTTTCCAATATTGCTAGTTAGTTTCAATCTTGTGAATGCGGATAAGATTGAAATGAAGACAAGCGGCATGACGATCATTTGCAGGAACTTGACATAGCCGGAACCTACAATGTTAAACCAATCGACCGATTTAACGATCGCTTCTGACTGAGGTTCATAGAAATACTGCAAAAGAAGTCCGAATACAATCCCTAAACCAAGTCCAGTAAAGACCCTTTTTGTAAAGGAAATATGCTTCTTACTCATGTAAAATAAAACGCCTAAAAGAACGAGCATTATGGCAAGATTTAAAAACACATAACCAATCATATATATTCCTCCTAATTCCGATTAACCAAATGAGAATAATGAATATCTGAAGACTATAATACATCATCTATTGTTTTTTTACCAGAAGAAAAAATAATTTATTTTTGACTTTTCAAGGAATTCATGTATTTATCTCTATTCTGGAACTGGATTAGAGGGAACAAAAAAGGGAGGACTGGAACAAGCTAAGTACAAATCTTCCATTATATACATTTTATCAGGAAGGATATGCGCTTGGTTTTCTTGAATGATATATCAGGCTGCATATGCTTAGCGTTTTTGAAAGGATGGAAGAATGATGGATATATACATTGACAGGCTTAATGAAAATGATGCACAAGCGTTATTTGCATTTGAATGCAGTAATAGAAGGTTTTTCGAGCAAACGGTCCCAGGCCGGGGAGATGATTATTATAGCTTTGGTACGTTTGAGATCAGGCATAAGGAATTATTAAAAGAACAGGAAGATGCTATCTCCTCTTTTTATTTGATTAAGGAAGGTTCAGGCATAATCGTCGGCAGGATTAATCTTGTGGATATCGACCCGATTAATGGTACGGCTCATGTCGGTTATAGAATCGGTGAACCGTTTACGCAAAAAGGGATTGCGAACGAAGCTTTAAAGCTTTTGGTTAATCTGGCGCCGGAATTAAATGTGACTAAAATACATGCCAAAACGACAAGCGACAATATTGCCTCCCAAAAGGTTTTAGTGAAAAATGGATTTGAACGGATTTCGATTAATGAGGAAATTAGTGCGGATACGGGTCAAAAGCTAACATTCTACCATTATAGTAAGAACGTATAAATCCATTTTCATCTATTAATAAACCGCATTAAACCATATTTTAAATTGCAAAGGATTTAAGAGATGAAGAAATGATCGCGAGATATTTTCCTGGCAAAGGAGTTCATTTACTTAAAAGGAGAAAGGAGAATGTAATATGATAGAAGGTTTATATGAAGCCCATTTACCTGTCAAGAATTTGGACAACTCAATGGATTTTTATAAGAAAATAGGCTTGAAACTAGCTTGGAGGGATGAAGATACTGCCTTCTTTTGGATAGAGGAAAACAAAAGCTGGGTCGGCTTATGGGAAGGGAAAGAATATCAAACTCCATACCACCCTTCACTAAGGCATATCGCCTTTCGGGTATCTTATGAAAATATGAAAAATGCATTAACTTGGCTCCAATCTCTAAAAATAGAAGTCGTCCCTTTTGGAAAAAGGACATCGATTGAACCTTTTGTGCGTCCGAACCAAGGGAACGCTTCCGTCTATTTCAATGATCCCGATGATAATAGTCTCGAACTTATGTGTTCGATAAAAGTCCCTGATGCATATAAGCATATGACCGAAAAACTTTCACTTGAAGAATGGGAAGACCTTTTAACTAGGTGAACTTTGTAAAGGAAAAGGTTCCCGGCTGTCTCAACCACGGTATAAACTAAACTGTTTTGTTACATGGAAATTTGCTATTATTTTATTCAAGTCCATGTGATAAGGAACGATCATTGTTTTGTTTGAAAGTGGAGAAATTTACTATACGAGTATGAGCAATTAATACGGAAAGGCTTAGGGAATAAATGTAGATGTTTAAAATTAGAGTGAACTTATTAACTCAAATGACGTTACTTATCATATTCGTTGTTTTTATCAGTACCTTGCTTGTGAGCCTTCTATTTTCTACACTGCTGGAAGACATCGTCGAAAACCATATGGGTAAGCAAGCAATGACAGTGGCCAAATTAGCGGCTCAAAATCCAACGATCATTCAGGGATTTAACGAAGATCAGCCATCAGAGGTGATTCAACCCGCATCAGAAATGATTCGTCAAACAACGGGTGCCGATTATGTAACCATTGCGAACCATAAAGGACTTCGCTACTCTCATCCTAATCCAGAATATATTGGGAAGCCTACGGCTACGAGTAATGATGCAGTTCTCAATGAACACAAATCAATTATTTATCAAGGAAATGGGATATCGGGGCCAGCGATTAAAGCTAAAGCGCCTATCTGGAATGATAAAGGGGAAGTTATCGGTGTTTCATCTGTAGGGTTTTTGATAGAGAATGTGCAAGATCAACTATCCAATTATAAAATGAAGATTATTCATTTGTCACTTATCCCAATCATTGTAGGAATCGTATGGGCAATATTTATTGCGCGGCGCTTAAAAAAGCTTATTTTAGGTCTAGAGCCGGAGGAGATTTCTTTTCTTTATCAAGAAAGGGAAGCGACACTTGATGCCATCCGATATGCTACCATTACGATTAATATTGAAAAACAGGTTACTTCCATGAATAAAAGAGCACGTGAAATGTTTCATGATCATCAGCTTATGGTGGGTAAGCGGATTGTAAATGGGCATTTAGAAAAACTCATCAAAATGGTAATTAGCACAAAAGAGGGACAGTTCAATCGTAAGTTACTTTTAGGCCAACAGCTATACATTTTGGATTTATCCCCTATCTTAAATCATAATGACGTCAGGGGCATCGTTTTAACAATAAGAACAGTATCCGAAATTGAACAATTAACAGATGAATTTTCAGAAATTAAGGCCTTTTCAGAAAATATGCGGGCACAAAACCATGAGTTTTTAAACAAATTAAATACCATTTATGGATTAGTTAGTTTAAAACAATACGATAGGGCATTGGACATCATCTCTTCAGAAGTGAGGGAGAGGCAAGATATCATTTCGTTTCTTATGTCATCAGTTAAAGATCCTTTATTAGCCGCCTGTTTACTTGGAAAGATAAACCGTTCAAAAGAACTGCAGGTTATATTAGAAATAGAACAGGAAAGCAATTTAAATAGTTCATTAAAACCTGAGGATTCCCATCACTTGGTTTCCGTTATTGGTAATGTCATCGATAATGCGATGGAGGCAGCACGGCAAAAGAACAAAAATGAGGGAAAGGTCAAAATTTCGTTTACGGATTTAGGAAACGAAATTATATTTGATATCGAGGATAACGGTCCAGGAATCCCTGATGCCATGGGGGATATTATTTTTACAGATGGTTATACGACTAAAAATGGGGAAAATCATGGGATCGGCTTGGCCATTGTAAAAAACTCCATTGGTCTTTTAAGCGGAGAAATTTATATAGATCGCAGTTATTTGGGAGGAGCAAGATTTACCATCGTCATCCCGAAGGATTTAAAAGCAGAAAAGGAGGCTTAGGAATGTCCAAAGGACCGATTACAGTCGTCATTGTTGAAGATGACGAAAATGCAGTGAATATATATAAACAATTTACGAATCAACTTGATCAATTCACTGTCATTGCTACAGCTAGCACAGGCAAGCAAGCATTAAACATTTTGCATGCCGCTCAACCGGACTTAATTTTATTGGATATCTTTTTACCGGATATGAATGGAATTGACCTTCTTCGGGAAATTAGGAGGGAATACCGGGGGATTGATGTAATTCTGATCACCGCCGCGAATGATACCGAAACAGTCAGTGAAGCGATTAGGGGAGGGGCTTTTGGTTACCTTATAAAACCGATCATTATCGATAAGCTTCTTGCGACGCTCAACCAATACGACCTGACGAGACGGCAGCTGCATAATAACAACTTAGTAAATCAAGATAAAGTCGATACTCTTTTTCGGACCATAAGTAATCCAAATACAGCAAATGATGTCCAAAAAAATCTTCTTCCCAAAGGAATTGACAAACATACCTTGAAAATGGTCAGAAGTAAGATTCAAAACATCAATGGCAGTTTAAATGCTGATGAACTAGGCCAACTCGTTGGAATTAGTTATTCAACCATGCGCAGATATCTGGAGTATTTAGTTTCCTGTGATGAAATGGAAGTTGAGGTTTTGTATGGAAGTGTTGGAAGGCCTGAAAGAAAATATAAAATAAAACACCTTTAAATCCCTGTTGATGAAATTTGTTTTCATCAATGGGGGTTTTTTCTTTTTCAGGCGTGAAAAAAATGAATAAAACTCTTATTACTTTCTTTATATGTGAATAAGGCTTAATGGATGATAGTCTCTAAAGAAAGCGTTATCAAAAAAGATAGTAATATTTTATCAATAAGGAAGGGAGCATGAAGATGTTATCCATTTTAGGATTTTCCATGATTGCAGTATTCATGTATTTAATTATGTCGAAGCGGCTATCGGCACTAGTGGCCATTATGCTCGTTCCAATCGTATTTGGAGTGATTGGAGGATTCTTTACAGAACTGGGACCCATGATGCAGGATGGTGTAGAAGGAATAGCTTCCACAGCCATAATGATTTTATTTGCTATTTTATATTTTGGAATAATGATAGATTCCGGTTTATTCGATCCTCTCATTTCTAAAATATTGAAAATAGTAAAAGGAGATCCATTAAAAATAGTTTTAGGAACCGCGATTCTCTCAATGACCGTCGCATTAGATGGAGACGGGACAACTACTTACATCATTACCGTCTCAGCGCTTTTACCCCTTTATAAGCGTCTGGGGATGAACAAAATAATATTAGCCACTGTAGCCATGTTATCCATGGGTGTTATGAATATGACACCGTGGGGGGGAGCTTCCGCTATGGCGATGGCCTCGTTGAATATTGACGCCTCGGAATTGTTCTTACCAATGATTCCTGTCATGGGATTTGGCCTAATTTGGGTTCTTGTTGTGGCTTTTATATTGGGAAAAGGGGAACGAAAGAGATTGGGCGTAGTAGAGATCCAGCATAATCACACAAAAGAAATGAATTCGGAGGCTAATTCCGAGTTAGCGGCAACAACGGTCTCCCGTGATTATCGTCGACCGAAATTGGTTTGGTTCAACTTCATTTTAACGATTGTGCTCATGGCATCATTAATCATTGATTTTATGTCTTTAACCATTTTATTCATGGTTGCTTTCGCCATTGCGCTATTGGTCAATTACCCTGATTTAAAGGATCAGCAGGATCGAATCGCCATTCATTCGAAAAATGCATTGGCCGTCGTTTCCATTGTCATTGCAGCCGGAATTTTTACCGGCATCATGTCTGGAACGAAAATGATTGATGCAATGGCCATTACGTTGGTCTCGCTGATCCCAGAATCTTTAGGACCATTTTTACCGGTAATTGTTGCGTATGCCAGTGCCCCTTTTACTTTCTTTATGTCAAATAATGCATTCTATTTTGGCGTACTTCCCATTATCGCACAGGCAGCTGATGCTTACGGAATTAGCGCGGCAGAAATAGGACGCGCCTCGATAATAGGGCAGCCGATACACGTATTGAGTCCTTTGGTGGCTGCAGCCCATTTGCTAATAGGTTTAGTGGGCACTGACTTCGGGGATTTACAACGGTTTGCCGTGAAATGGGCATTAGGGACTGTCACTGTCATGACAATAGCAGCGATAATCTTGGGAGTCATTTAGTGAAAAGGGACGGTAACCCTATCTTACGATCATGAAATTGATAATTGGAGGATTTTCAATGTGGATCATCACACTCTATAAAAACAGAGGTATTGTAATGTATGAATTTGAAACAGAACAAGCCGCAAGGGAAGTTTTCCGTAATATTCAGGGCAATAGGATTCTAACAGAAGTTATTTACTATAATGACCCAAGTTTAGCATATCATGTTGGACAAGAAGCATAATAGCAATGAATCGTAGAGGTGTTTATGGGCTAGTTAAGAATAAAGGGTAACTTTACAAAATATGATGATTAAAACACAAATCAAACAGCAAATTGTTTACCCCAAAAAAAGCTAAGGCTTTATTGGGGTTTTACTATTATTTTAGAAGGCT
This window encodes:
- a CDS encoding GNAT family N-acetyltransferase translates to MDIYIDRLNENDAQALFAFECSNRRFFEQTVPGRGDDYYSFGTFEIRHKELLKEQEDAISSFYLIKEGSGIIVGRINLVDIDPINGTAHVGYRIGEPFTQKGIANEALKLLVNLAPELNVTKIHAKTTSDNIASQKVLVKNGFERISINEEISADTGQKLTFYHYSKNV
- a CDS encoding VOC family protein, which codes for MIEGLYEAHLPVKNLDNSMDFYKKIGLKLAWRDEDTAFFWIEENKSWVGLWEGKEYQTPYHPSLRHIAFRVSYENMKNALTWLQSLKIEVVPFGKRTSIEPFVRPNQGNASVYFNDPDDNSLELMCSIKVPDAYKHMTEKLSLEEWEDLLTR
- a CDS encoding CitMHS family transporter, whose protein sequence is MLSILGFSMIAVFMYLIMSKRLSALVAIMLVPIVFGVIGGFFTELGPMMQDGVEGIASTAIMILFAILYFGIMIDSGLFDPLISKILKIVKGDPLKIVLGTAILSMTVALDGDGTTTYIITVSALLPLYKRLGMNKIILATVAMLSMGVMNMTPWGGASAMAMASLNIDASELFLPMIPVMGFGLIWVLVVAFILGKGERKRLGVVEIQHNHTKEMNSEANSELAATTVSRDYRRPKLVWFNFILTIVLMASLIIDFMSLTILFMVAFAIALLVNYPDLKDQQDRIAIHSKNALAVVSIVIAAGIFTGIMSGTKMIDAMAITLVSLIPESLGPFLPVIVAYASAPFTFFMSNNAFYFGVLPIIAQAADAYGISAAEIGRASIIGQPIHVLSPLVAAAHLLIGLVGTDFGDLQRFAVKWALGTVTVMTIAAIILGVI
- a CDS encoding ATP-binding protein translates to MFKIRVNLLTQMTLLIIFVVFISTLLVSLLFSTLLEDIVENHMGKQAMTVAKLAAQNPTIIQGFNEDQPSEVIQPASEMIRQTTGADYVTIANHKGLRYSHPNPEYIGKPTATSNDAVLNEHKSIIYQGNGISGPAIKAKAPIWNDKGEVIGVSSVGFLIENVQDQLSNYKMKIIHLSLIPIIVGIVWAIFIARRLKKLILGLEPEEISFLYQEREATLDAIRYATITINIEKQVTSMNKRAREMFHDHQLMVGKRIVNGHLEKLIKMVISTKEGQFNRKLLLGQQLYILDLSPILNHNDVRGIVLTIRTVSEIEQLTDEFSEIKAFSENMRAQNHEFLNKLNTIYGLVSLKQYDRALDIISSEVRERQDIISFLMSSVKDPLLAACLLGKINRSKELQVILEIEQESNLNSSLKPEDSHHLVSVIGNVIDNAMEAARQKNKNEGKVKISFTDLGNEIIFDIEDNGPGIPDAMGDIIFTDGYTTKNGENHGIGLAIVKNSIGLLSGEIYIDRSYLGGARFTIVIPKDLKAEKEA
- a CDS encoding response regulator; the encoded protein is MSKGPITVVIVEDDENAVNIYKQFTNQLDQFTVIATASTGKQALNILHAAQPDLILLDIFLPDMNGIDLLREIRREYRGIDVILITAANDTETVSEAIRGGAFGYLIKPIIIDKLLATLNQYDLTRRQLHNNNLVNQDKVDTLFRTISNPNTANDVQKNLLPKGIDKHTLKMVRSKIQNINGSLNADELGQLVGISYSTMRRYLEYLVSCDEMEVEVLYGSVGRPERKYKIKHL